The Streptomyces sp. NBC_00459 DNA segment TGCAAGCAGCTCGTCATCGAACACCTCGACGGCCTCGATCCGCAGGCCGAGGCGCTCGGCGCCGTCAACACGGTGGTCTTCGAGGACGGCCGCGCGATCGGCCACAACACCGATGTGACCGGCTTCGCCGCGTCCTTCGCGCGCGGTCTGCCCGACGCCCCGCTGGAAAGGGTCGTGCAGCTCGGAGCCGGGGGCGCGGGCGCGGCCGTCGCCCACGCCACGCTCACCCTCGGCGCCGGTCGGGTCACTGTCGTCGACGCGCTGCCCGACCGGGCCGCCGACCTCGCCGCGTCCCTCAACCGGCACTTCGGCACCGGCCGGGCCACCGCCGCGACCCCCGACCGGCTGGCGGCGCTGATCGGCCGGGCCGGCGGCGCCGACGGCCTGGTGCACGCGACGCCCACCGGTATGGCCGCCCACCCCGGCCTGCCCTTCCCGGCCGAACTGCTGCATCCCGGCCTCTGGGTCGCCGAGGTGGTCTACCGCCCGCTGGAGACCGAGCTGCTGCGCACGGCCCGTGCGACGGGCTGCGCCACGCTCGACGGCGGCGGCATGGCCGTCTTCCAGGCGGCGGACGCCTTCCGTCTCTTCACCGGCCGGGAGCCCGACACCGCGCGCATGCTGGCCGACATCGCCGAGCTCGCGGGCGCGCTCCCGGCACCGAAGTAGAAGTAACGAGAAGGCAGAGGTACCGACGTGCGTACGTCCATCGCCACCGTGTCGCTCAGCGGCTCCCTGACCGAGAAGCTCACGGCCGCCTCCCGGGCCGGTTTCGACGGGGTCGAGATCTTCGAGAACGACCTGCTCGCCAGCCCTCTCACCCCCGAGGAGATCCGCGCCCGCTGCGCCGACCTCGGACTCACCATCGACCTCTACCAGCCGATGCGTGACATCGAGGCAGTGCCCGAGGACGAGTTCGCCCGCAACCTGCGCCGCGCCCGGCACAAGTTCGAGCTGATGCGGCGGCTCGGCACCGACACCGTCCTCGTCTGCTCCAGCGTCTCCCCGCTCGCCCTCGACGACGACGCGCTGGCCGCCGCCCAACTGGGCCGACTGGCCGACCTGGCACAGGACTTCGGGGTCCGCGTCGCCTACGAGGCGCTCGCGTGGGGGCGGCACGTCAGCACGTACGACCACGCCTGGAGCATCGTCGAGGCGGCCGGCCACCCCGCGCTCGGCACCTGTCTCGACAGCTTCCACATCCTCTCCAGGGGGTCCGATCCCAAGGGCATCGAGGACATCCCCGGTGAGAGGATCTTCTTCCTCCAGCTGGCCGACGCCCCGCTGCTCGCCATGGACGTGCTCCAGTGGAGCCGCCACTACCGCTGCTTCCCCGGGCAGGGCGGCTTCGACATCGCGGGGCTTCTCCAGCACGTCGTCCGGGCCGGATACGACGGTCCGCTCTCCCTCGAAGTCTTCAACGACGTGTTCCGGCAGGCCGAGGCCGGACCGACCGCCGTCGACGCCCGGCGCTCCCTCCTCGTCCTCCAGGAGAGCATCGGCCTGGCCCCGCTGCCCGAACCCGTCGTCCCCACCGGTATCGCCTTCGCCGAACTCGTCACCCCCGACGCCGAACCGGTCGCGGCGGTACTCGGCGCGCTCGGCCTCGCCCGTACGGCACGCCACCGCAGCAAGCCCGTCGACCTCTGGGAGCGCGGCACGGCCCGCGTTCTCGTCAACACCGGGCCGGCCGCACGCCGTGACGGCACCGGACTCGCCGCCGTGGGCCTGGAGTCACCGGACCCGGAAGGCGCCGCCCGCCGGGCCGAGGCCCTCCTGGCGCCGCTCCTGCCCCGCCGCCGCGCCCCGGAGGACGCCCCGCTCGACGCGGTGGCCGCCCCCGACGGCACGGAACTCTTCTTCTGCGCCACGGACCGCCCCGAACTCCCCAACTGGCGAACCGACTTCGAGGCCATCGAATACGCCGAGACCGCCGGGGGCGCCGAGGGCCGCGTCGACCGCGTCGACCACCTGGCCCTCACCCAGCCCTGGCACCACTTCGACGAGGCGGCCCTCTTCCACAGCAGTGTGCTCGGCCTGAACGGCCAGGAGAGTGTCGACGTCGCCGACCCGTACGGACTCTTCCGCAGCCGGGCCGTCACCAACTCCGCCGGCAGCGTGCGCATCGCGCTGGCCGTCGGTCCCGCGCCCACCGAGGACGAGACCCGCGCCCAGCACATCGCCTTCGCCACCGACGACGTGGTCGCCGCCGCCCGGCGCATCCGAGCGGCCGGCGGCAGCCTGCTGCCGATGCCCGCGAACCACTACGACGACCTCGCGGCCCGGTACGAGTTCACCGAGGGCGAGTTGGCGACCTACCGCGAACTCGGCATCCTCTACGACCGTGACGCACAGGGCGAGTTCAGGCACTGCTACACGCGGACCGTGGGCCGCGTCTTCTTCGAACTCGTCCAGCGCGACGGCGGCTACCAGGGCTACGGCGCCCACAACGCACCGGTACGGCTCGCCGCCCAGCACGCACAACGCCCCCTTCGTTGAGGCCAGTCGCTGCTGGCCCGGGTCACTGCCGGGTGACGCTCCTGCTCACTCCGGCGATCACGGTCGTGGCCAGGATCCAGCCGGTCAGGATGAGGGCGTACGACAGGAACTGGTACCCGCCCGTGGGTGCGAAGGCCCCCTCCTGACCGAAGGAGATCACCGGCAGGAGCAGATCGAGGGTGTAGAAGACCGGGTTGAAATGCGGTGCCTCGTCGGGCTTGAGCGGGAGTGGGTGGTGCAGGGCGTACGCGATCGAACCGGCCGCCAGCAGTGACAGCAGCCAGACGGCGGCGCGCAGCGGACGGAAGCCGTAGCCGACGGTGGTGTCCTGGAGGTGGCCCCACACCCGGCCGAGCCAGGGCAGGGTCGCCCGGTGCCGGCGCTGCTTGGCGAGCTGGACCCGGCGGGCCGCGCCCTCGTCGCCGACATGCCGGTAGGCGGCGGCCAACTGCTCGTAGGCGTACGGGACATAGCCGTCGCCGTCGCGTTCCAGCAGGGGCAGACGGCGTTCGGCGGGCTCGTGCGGGGTGAGGGCCGTGTAGGTGAGGTTGTTGAAGAGCACCTTGCCCGGGGTGACCTCCGGCTCGAAGCCCAGTACGTCGATGCGGGAGCGGCGAAGATGGAGGGTGCCGTCGAGCGGCTCGCTGCGGAACAGCCACAACTCGCCGATGACACAACTGCTGGCCCGCAGTGCCATACCGCCGGGGTTGGACAGCCGCGACCAGTTGAGGTCGAGCCGCCCCGGGACACGGGCGCCGCGCAGGTCGATCCCTCCCTCCGCGCGCAGGCGTCGCGCCCGTATGTCGGCCTGCACCTCAAGTGACTGCGCGCGCAGGGCGTGGCCGCCGGGATTGCTCAGCTCGGCACCCTCCAGATTGACCGATCCGCCCACCTTGGCACCGTCGAGGAGCACCTCGCCCCGCACGCGCAGTCCCGGCGCCGCGAAGCCGTCGCCGAGCGCCGCCTGATGGAGCTGGAGCACCGGCACGGACGGGTCGGAGGTGGTGAGTTCGGCGTCGTCCAGGAAGAGCGCGCCCGCCACCTCCGCGCCGGCCAGCCGTACCGGCCCCCGCACCCGGCAGCGGGTCATGCGCAGCGGGCCGTCGATCCGTGTGCTCGCGAGGTTGACCGAGGGGAGTACCGAGCCGCGCAGATTCAGCTGGCGCAGCCGGGTGCCGTAGAGGTCGGGCGACTCGTCGAAGTGGCAGTACCGCAGATGGAGCGGGTGGTCCACCACCGCGTACATCAGGTTCAGGTGACCCGTGATGCGGGCGCCCGAGAGTCTGAGTCTGGGGATCTCGCCGTCCTGCGGCGTGCTGAGCAGCAGGGCCCGAAGCACTGAGGCGCGGATGGTCCGCTCCGGCCCCCAGTCGGCGCCGTCGGCCGCGTTCTCGGCCGCCGCCTCGCGGAAGTCCACGGGTTCACCCTTGGGGAAGGCCCGCCACACCAGCGCCTCGGCCGTCGTCAGCTCGTTGATCTCCATCGGGGCGACTCTGACGCGCCCCGGACACACATGTCAATCGGGTCCGGGAACAATCCCCCGGACCCGATCGTCACTTCAGTTGCCCCACGCCAACCGGCGGTTCAACTCGCGGCCTGCCACCGGGAGTTCCACTCCGCGATCACCGGGCGGTCGTGCTCCGTGGAGAGTCTGCTGACCGTGCCCGTGGCGAGCTGGAACAGTCGTCCGTCGGCGGGCGGCAGCCCGAGGTAACGGGCCGTCAGTACGCGCAGGAAGTGCCCGTGGGCCACCAGAATCACGTCACCCTCTTCGAGTGCGTCCTCGATGTGGGCCAGGGCGCGGTCCGCGCGGCGGCCCACCTCCTCGGGCGACTCACCCGGGTGTCCGTCCGGCCCGGGCGCCACCCCGTCCGTGAACAGGAACCAGTCGGGCCGTGTGCGCTGGATCTCGGCGGTCGTCACACCCTCGTACCCGCCGTACTCCCATTCGCGCAGGTCCGGATCGGTCGACGCGCCGGACAGGCCCGCGAGTTCGGCCGTGCGGACCGCACGGATGAGGGGGCTGGTCACTACTCGGGCGAAGGTCCGTCCGGCGAGGAGCGGAGCGAGGGACTTGGCCTGCTCCTCACCGTGCGGGGTGAGGGGCAGGTCGGTCCAGCTGGTGTGCTGGCCCGACGCGCTCCACTCCGTCTCGCCGTGGCGGACCAGAAGAAGGTCACCCACGGCTTCCTACTCCTTGGACTCGACGGCGTGACCGCCGAACTGGTTGCGCAGCGCCGCGATCATCTTCATCTGCGGGGAGTCGTCCTGCCGGGACGCGAACCGCGCGAAGAGGGACGCGGTGATCGCGGGCAGCGGCACGGAGTTGTCGACGGCCGCCTCGACCGTCCACCGGCCCTCGCCGGAGTCCTGCGCGAAACCGCGCAGCCGCTCCAGGTGCTCGTCCTCGTCGAGGGCGTTGACGGCCAGGTCGAGGAGCCAGGAGCGGATGACCGTCCCGTCCTGCCAGGAGCGGAAGACCTCGCGCACGTCGGTGACGGAGTCGACCTTCTCCAGCAGCTCCCAGCCCTCGGCATACGCCTGCATCATCGCGTACTCGATGCCGTTGTGGACCATCTTCGAGAAGTGCCCGGCGCCCACCTTGCCCGCGTGGACATAGCCGTACGGGCCCTCGGGCTTGAGCGCTTCGAAGATCGGGTGGAGCCGCTCGACGTGCTCCTTGTCGCCGCCGACCATCAGGGCGTAGCCGTTCTGGAGGCCCCACACACCGCCGGAGACACCGGCGTCGACGAAGCCGATGCCCTTGGTGCCCAGCTCCTCGGCGTGCTTCTCGTCGTCCGTCCAGCGGGAGTTGCCGCCGTCGACGACCGTGTCACCGGACTCCAGGAGCCCGCCGAGTTCGTCGACGACGGACTGGGTGGCGGCACCGGCCGGGACCATCACCCAGACCACGCGCGGCGCTTCGAGCTTCTCGACCAGCTCGGCGAGGCTGCTCACGTCGGAGACCTCGGGGTTGCGGTCGTAGCCGATGACGGTGTGGCCGGCACGGCGGATGCGCTCGCGCATGTTGCCGCCCATCTTGCCGAGACCGATCAGACCAATCTGCATGTCAGTTCACTTCCTGAGCGT contains these protein-coding regions:
- a CDS encoding membrane-associated oxidoreductase, whose product is MEINELTTAEALVWRAFPKGEPVDFREAAAENAADGADWGPERTIRASVLRALLLSTPQDGEIPRLRLSGARITGHLNLMYAVVDHPLHLRYCHFDESPDLYGTRLRQLNLRGSVLPSVNLASTRIDGPLRMTRCRVRGPVRLAGAEVAGALFLDDAELTTSDPSVPVLQLHQAALGDGFAAPGLRVRGEVLLDGAKVGGSVNLEGAELSNPGGHALRAQSLEVQADIRARRLRAEGGIDLRGARVPGRLDLNWSRLSNPGGMALRASSCVIGELWLFRSEPLDGTLHLRRSRIDVLGFEPEVTPGKVLFNNLTYTALTPHEPAERRLPLLERDGDGYVPYAYEQLAAAYRHVGDEGAARRVQLAKQRRHRATLPWLGRVWGHLQDTTVGYGFRPLRAAVWLLSLLAAGSIAYALHHPLPLKPDEAPHFNPVFYTLDLLLPVISFGQEGAFAPTGGYQFLSYALILTGWILATTVIAGVSRSVTRQ
- a CDS encoding shikimate dehydrogenase — translated: MAKDSFLVGLVGSGIGPSLSPALHEREADRQGLRYLYRLIDIDSLGVEAHAVGDLVRAARDLGFDGLNITHPCKQLVIEHLDGLDPQAEALGAVNTVVFEDGRAIGHNTDVTGFAASFARGLPDAPLERVVQLGAGGAGAAVAHATLTLGAGRVTVVDALPDRAADLAASLNRHFGTGRATAATPDRLAALIGRAGGADGLVHATPTGMAAHPGLPFPAELLHPGLWVAEVVYRPLETELLRTARATGCATLDGGGMAVFQAADAFRLFTGREPDTARMLADIAELAGALPAPK
- a CDS encoding sugar phosphate isomerase/epimerase and 4-hydroxyphenylpyruvate domain-containing protein, whose translation is MRTSIATVSLSGSLTEKLTAASRAGFDGVEIFENDLLASPLTPEEIRARCADLGLTIDLYQPMRDIEAVPEDEFARNLRRARHKFELMRRLGTDTVLVCSSVSPLALDDDALAAAQLGRLADLAQDFGVRVAYEALAWGRHVSTYDHAWSIVEAAGHPALGTCLDSFHILSRGSDPKGIEDIPGERIFFLQLADAPLLAMDVLQWSRHYRCFPGQGGFDIAGLLQHVVRAGYDGPLSLEVFNDVFRQAEAGPTAVDARRSLLVLQESIGLAPLPEPVVPTGIAFAELVTPDAEPVAAVLGALGLARTARHRSKPVDLWERGTARVLVNTGPAARRDGTGLAAVGLESPDPEGAARRAEALLAPLLPRRRAPEDAPLDAVAAPDGTELFFCATDRPELPNWRTDFEAIEYAETAGGAEGRVDRVDHLALTQPWHHFDEAALFHSSVLGLNGQESVDVADPYGLFRSRAVTNSAGSVRIALAVGPAPTEDETRAQHIAFATDDVVAAARRIRAAGGSLLPMPANHYDDLAARYEFTEGELATYRELGILYDRDAQGEFRHCYTRTVGRVFFELVQRDGGYQGYGAHNAPVRLAAQHAQRPLR
- the gnd gene encoding phosphogluconate dehydrogenase (NAD(+)-dependent, decarboxylating), with the protein product MQIGLIGLGKMGGNMRERIRRAGHTVIGYDRNPEVSDVSSLAELVEKLEAPRVVWVMVPAGAATQSVVDELGGLLESGDTVVDGGNSRWTDDEKHAEELGTKGIGFVDAGVSGGVWGLQNGYALMVGGDKEHVERLHPIFEALKPEGPYGYVHAGKVGAGHFSKMVHNGIEYAMMQAYAEGWELLEKVDSVTDVREVFRSWQDGTVIRSWLLDLAVNALDEDEHLERLRGFAQDSGEGRWTVEAAVDNSVPLPAITASLFARFASRQDDSPQMKMIAALRNQFGGHAVESKE
- a CDS encoding histidine phosphatase family protein; amino-acid sequence: MGDLLLVRHGETEWSASGQHTSWTDLPLTPHGEEQAKSLAPLLAGRTFARVVTSPLIRAVRTAELAGLSGASTDPDLREWEYGGYEGVTTAEIQRTRPDWFLFTDGVAPGPDGHPGESPEEVGRRADRALAHIEDALEEGDVILVAHGHFLRVLTARYLGLPPADGRLFQLATGTVSRLSTEHDRPVIAEWNSRWQAAS